A window from Pedobacter africanus encodes these proteins:
- a CDS encoding T9SS type A sorting domain-containing protein, translated as MVTKMIRGGLVGLLCCMAATKLCAQTAATASWALTTNQNGTVTGSVAAGPQLLSGLSIQDYLSGGQRTIPPGGSWPAQSQPDSTRFMQFVLNPTSGNDLNISSIAMMISFYGSSAGRVNMAWSTDSVHFTNLTANFSLVSGTTPKAYTFGGLNITVPSGKKLYFRISPWAASAVTSKYLLIKNLVVSGTTTLAPAAAWALTANQGLAITGQISGTAQTLSGLKVNNYISGNGGQRILPLDGIWPANAGPDSGRYVQYVVNPATGYDLVVTQVKVPLSFNSSSAGHARICWSTDGLTFTDLAANIALASGSTPVVNTFSSLNIPVTDNRSFYLRVYPWTTSAFADGRYLVSKDVAISGISEVSPQLAFPGAEGGGRYAKGGRGGDIYYVTNLNDNAAGSLRDAVSQPNRTILFKVSGTINLQSVISITKDNITIAGQSAPGDGICLKNYGLAIRANNVIVRHIRSRPGDIITVPGDSSKVVDAMYNGFGTPITQPFKNIIVDHCSMSWSTDEVGSFYAVSNFTLQWSMLSESLYRSLHTKSTPHGYGGIWGGQNASFHHNLLASNSNRNPRFSGSTTTLQPELEYADFRNNVVYNWVGSPYGGPGGHYNMVNNYHKAGPATTGAATSSATNRKNRILLYTSYSTTLAGDTVFGGKFYVSGNYVHGFPDVTADNWTTGVQLDSYYNAAAMKAAGKALSAFPCAPVVTQTAEDAFTAVMNSAGAVLPRRDTIDRRIIKETLTGTATYEDSSYVASGMVHPSGIIDSQNTVGGWPVLNSTTYPRDTDNDGLPDWWEKMVQNAATDSIGLDKNTYGADGYTMLEKYLNGIPSPDQQVSFLAINAQKGGSDTVKVNFSTDWAKDQFNLRLYRSTDGSSFTKIGERAASINEVVYQIKDNAAPQQLVYYKIGSKRIDGTGTTVYSNTVSIDNSPSLMARASVAPKMPDTAAMLETKKLKMYPNPVSTVLTVKHPKAQISATINVYGITGKKLISKKVQAGAEQTELDVAHLPQGSYVIEFNNISTRQNVMFMKM; from the coding sequence ATGGTTACTAAAATGATCAGGGGAGGGCTGGTAGGCCTGCTTTGCTGCATGGCTGCCACGAAGCTCTGCGCCCAGACAGCAGCAACTGCCAGCTGGGCTTTGACCACAAATCAGAATGGCACTGTAACTGGTAGCGTTGCTGCCGGGCCGCAACTGCTTTCCGGGTTATCCATCCAGGATTACCTATCAGGCGGGCAACGTACCATTCCGCCCGGGGGTAGCTGGCCAGCCCAGAGCCAGCCAGACAGCACACGGTTCATGCAATTTGTGCTGAACCCTACCAGCGGAAATGACTTAAATATCAGTTCCATAGCAATGATGATCAGCTTTTATGGTTCCAGTGCAGGACGTGTAAATATGGCCTGGTCTACCGATAGTGTCCATTTCACAAACCTAACGGCTAATTTTTCCCTGGTTTCAGGTACAACGCCAAAGGCCTATACCTTTGGAGGGCTGAACATTACCGTGCCGAGTGGAAAGAAACTGTATTTCAGAATTTCACCATGGGCGGCAAGTGCGGTGACCAGTAAATACCTATTGATAAAGAACCTGGTAGTTAGCGGAACAACAACATTAGCTCCGGCCGCGGCATGGGCCTTAACAGCAAACCAGGGATTAGCCATAACAGGACAGATTAGTGGGACGGCACAGACATTGTCAGGCCTTAAGGTAAACAATTACATCTCCGGTAATGGTGGCCAGCGCATTTTACCATTAGACGGCATCTGGCCTGCAAATGCAGGGCCAGACAGCGGCCGTTATGTGCAATATGTAGTGAACCCGGCTACGGGTTATGATCTGGTTGTAACCCAGGTAAAGGTACCCTTGAGTTTCAATTCCTCATCTGCCGGCCATGCCCGCATCTGCTGGTCTACAGATGGGCTTACCTTTACTGACCTTGCCGCAAATATAGCCTTGGCATCTGGTTCGACCCCTGTTGTGAACACATTCTCAAGCCTGAACATTCCGGTTACAGATAACCGTAGTTTTTACCTCAGGGTTTATCCCTGGACTACCAGTGCATTTGCAGACGGCCGTTACCTGGTCTCCAAAGATGTGGCCATCAGCGGAATTAGCGAGGTTTCCCCTCAGCTTGCCTTTCCCGGGGCAGAAGGGGGCGGGCGTTATGCCAAAGGGGGCAGGGGCGGAGATATCTATTATGTAACCAATCTTAATGATAATGCTGCCGGGAGCCTGCGTGATGCCGTATCACAGCCCAACCGTACCATTCTGTTCAAAGTTTCTGGTACCATCAACCTGCAGAGTGTTATTTCCATCACCAAAGACAACATCACCATTGCAGGGCAAAGTGCACCGGGTGATGGTATTTGCCTGAAAAACTATGGGCTGGCCATCAGGGCCAATAATGTTATTGTAAGGCACATCCGTTCCCGTCCTGGAGATATCATTACCGTGCCAGGCGATTCATCTAAGGTAGTGGATGCCATGTACAATGGATTTGGCACCCCCATTACCCAGCCTTTTAAAAACATCATTGTTGACCATTGCTCCATGAGCTGGTCTACTGATGAAGTGGGCTCTTTTTATGCAGTCTCAAATTTTACTTTGCAGTGGAGTATGCTGAGCGAAAGCCTTTACCGCTCACTCCATACCAAAAGTACCCCTCATGGTTACGGAGGGATATGGGGCGGGCAGAATGCCTCCTTTCACCATAACCTGCTGGCCAGCAATTCCAACAGAAACCCACGTTTTTCGGGCAGTACTACCACACTGCAACCTGAGCTGGAATATGCAGATTTCAGGAACAATGTGGTTTACAATTGGGTAGGCTCGCCCTATGGAGGGCCGGGCGGGCATTACAATATGGTCAACAATTACCATAAAGCAGGACCAGCCACTACGGGTGCTGCCACAAGCTCAGCTACGAACCGTAAAAACCGGATCCTTTTGTATACCAGCTACAGCACCACCTTAGCGGGAGATACTGTATTTGGAGGGAAATTTTACGTCAGCGGCAATTATGTGCATGGCTTTCCCGATGTAACTGCAGACAACTGGACAACAGGAGTGCAGCTAGACAGTTATTACAATGCTGCAGCCATGAAAGCAGCAGGAAAAGCACTCAGCGCCTTTCCTTGTGCGCCTGTTGTAACGCAGACGGCCGAGGATGCCTTTACTGCAGTGATGAACAGCGCAGGGGCCGTATTGCCCCGCAGGGACACCATTGATCGGCGCATTATCAAAGAAACGCTGACAGGTACTGCCACTTACGAGGACAGCAGCTATGTAGCATCCGGAATGGTACATCCCTCAGGCATTATAGACAGCCAGAATACGGTTGGCGGCTGGCCGGTATTGAACAGTACAACTTATCCAAGAGATACAGATAACGATGGCTTGCCAGACTGGTGGGAGAAGATGGTTCAGAACGCTGCAACAGATTCAATCGGACTGGATAAAAATACTTATGGTGCCGATGGCTATACCATGCTCGAAAAATATCTGAACGGCATCCCTTCACCCGATCAGCAGGTTAGCTTTCTGGCTATCAATGCGCAAAAAGGAGGGTCGGATACCGTTAAAGTAAACTTCAGTACCGACTGGGCAAAAGACCAGTTCAACCTGAGATTGTACCGCTCCACAGATGGCAGCTCATTTACAAAAATCGGTGAGCGGGCGGCTTCCATTAATGAAGTTGTTTATCAGATAAAAGACAATGCCGCGCCCCAGCAGCTGGTGTATTATAAAATAGGAAGCAAACGCATTGACGGTACCGGAACTACAGTTTACAGCAATACGGTAAGTATAGATAATAGCCCATCCTTAATGGCGCGGGCTTCGGTAGCTCCTAAAATGCCTGATACCGCTGCAATGCTGGAAACAAAAAAACTGAAAATGTACCCAAACCCCGTTTCAACGGTATTAACGGTAAAGCACCCTAAGGCCCAGATATCTGCAACGATAAATGTTTATGGCATAACGGGTAAAAAGCTGATCAGTAAAAAAGTTCAGGCAGGAGCGGAACAGACCGAGCTTGATGTGGCCCATTTGCCGCAGGGCTCGTATGTTATAGAGTTTAACAACATCAGTACAAGGCAAAACGTGATGTTCATGAAGATGTAA
- a CDS encoding RagB/SusD family nutrient uptake outer membrane protein → MKSKIFFPIAIAFICVLSLNSCKRYLDVSPPSAFDERFVFSNVANATSALMGVYEQLTGDNGYGSRLSMMYPYDTDDFIGVTNASAPDNNSRDLSRYNLQPTNGQLTLPFQQLYTGVERANICIKNIPSMVMYNSGTEAEKQQLRRLYGEALTLRAQFYLELIRNWGDIPAIFEPAIEQADLYLPKTDRDQIYDRLIEDLKTAAELVPWRNDAGIAVDERITKGAVKGLRARIALFRGGYSLRSTSEQMERKADYLDFYKIARDECSEIMARRDKHTLNPIYQDIFKNYIDAFKIEPNGEVMFEVALGKDISGRIGYYDGPRFYASSGTAQLGNSSVRAVPVYFYAFNALDTRRDVTLAPYYNNADKTKAVQTMVNMVSGKFRADWWNPAASSASQQTGINWPILRFSDVLLMFAEAENELNNGPTAAAKSAYEEVRKRGFKGNEAAIGVTPSGKADFFNAIVNERYFEFGAEGIRKYDLIRWNLLASKIAETRANYTKMLNKEVPYNNLPQNMYYKSASTEVIFSNSLYAPTPAATPTGYTRVAWVSSITAAWITNFAQYFKPNHSELLPLPQSVVESNPKLKQDYGY, encoded by the coding sequence ATGAAATCAAAGATATTTTTCCCAATAGCCATCGCATTTATTTGCGTACTCAGTCTGAACTCATGTAAACGTTACCTTGATGTGTCGCCACCCTCCGCTTTTGATGAGCGTTTTGTCTTCAGCAATGTAGCCAATGCCACCAGTGCATTGATGGGTGTTTATGAGCAGTTGACTGGCGATAATGGCTACGGAAGCCGGTTGAGCATGATGTACCCTTACGATACCGATGACTTCATTGGGGTTACCAATGCTTCGGCACCAGACAACAACTCCCGCGATTTATCCAGGTACAATCTGCAGCCTACCAATGGGCAGCTTACCTTACCTTTTCAACAGCTCTATACCGGGGTAGAAAGGGCAAACATCTGCATTAAAAACATTCCCTCAATGGTCATGTATAATAGTGGCACTGAAGCAGAAAAACAACAGTTAAGGCGCCTCTATGGCGAAGCGCTTACCCTCCGCGCCCAGTTTTACCTGGAGTTGATCAGGAACTGGGGAGATATTCCTGCCATATTTGAGCCTGCAATAGAACAGGCAGATCTTTATCTGCCAAAAACCGACCGAGACCAAATCTACGACAGGCTGATTGAAGACCTGAAAACTGCTGCTGAGCTGGTGCCATGGCGTAACGATGCCGGGATTGCAGTTGACGAACGCATTACCAAAGGGGCTGTTAAAGGTTTAAGGGCCAGGATTGCACTGTTCAGGGGTGGTTATTCACTGAGGAGTACTTCCGAGCAAATGGAACGTAAGGCAGACTACCTTGATTTTTATAAAATTGCCCGCGACGAATGTTCCGAAATTATGGCACGCAGGGATAAACACACGCTTAACCCTATCTATCAGGATATATTCAAAAATTACATTGACGCTTTTAAGATTGAGCCCAATGGCGAAGTAATGTTTGAAGTGGCCCTTGGAAAAGACATCAGCGGAAGAATTGGCTATTATGACGGGCCGCGTTTTTATGCATCTTCAGGTACGGCTCAGCTGGGCAACAGTTCGGTGCGGGCAGTGCCGGTTTATTTTTATGCCTTCAATGCCCTGGATACCCGAAGGGATGTAACATTGGCGCCTTACTACAACAATGCAGATAAGACCAAAGCAGTACAAACCATGGTAAATATGGTGAGCGGAAAGTTCAGGGCCGACTGGTGGAACCCCGCAGCCTCATCCGCCAGCCAGCAAACCGGTATCAACTGGCCCATCCTGCGTTTCTCAGACGTATTGCTAATGTTTGCTGAAGCAGAAAACGAACTCAACAACGGGCCTACTGCTGCAGCAAAATCAGCTTATGAAGAAGTGCGCAAGCGAGGATTCAAAGGTAATGAGGCTGCTATTGGCGTAACACCATCCGGCAAGGCCGATTTTTTTAACGCCATTGTAAACGAACGTTATTTTGAGTTTGGAGCTGAAGGCATTCGCAAATACGATCTGATCCGCTGGAACCTGCTGGCCTCAAAGATTGCCGAAACCCGTGCCAATTACACCAAAATGCTGAATAAGGAAGTCCCCTACAATAATCTTCCGCAGAATATGTATTATAAATCGGCATCTACGGAAGTAATATTCAGCAATTCCCTTTATGCACCAACGCCGGCTGCAACGCCTACAGGTTATACCAGGGTAGCCTGGGTAAGTTCCATTACAGCAGCCTGGATTACCAACTTTGCACAATATTTTAAACCCAATCATAGTGAATTGCTGCCATTGCCTCAATCTGTAGTAGAGTCGAACCCAAAGCTGAAACAAGACTATGGTTACTAA
- a CDS encoding SusC/RagA family TonB-linked outer membrane protein, which translates to MKRFLQVFFVLLHFSGISFAQQNRAISGKVMSQAEDELLPGVSVAVKGQTIAVSTDVNGEFKLTVPGSAELTLVFKYLGYKPREVKVTNETELTVRLQPEAYMLNEVVTIGYKTLQRKDITGAVASVNARQLKDMPVNSAAEALAGRLAGVQITANEGMPGADVRVLVRGGGSITQSNSPLYIIDGVQVEDGLSNISPTDIESVEVLKDASETAIYGARGANGVVVITTKGGKEAKTRISYDGFLGLAQLQNKLDVMSPYDFVLRQYERSRGLTNTETAFEQAYGSFANIGDYKNLRPVDWQEKTFGRDAVSQTHTVALTGGGKATTFNVSYTNNSQQGIMLNSKFNRQLFNLKLDHRASDKLRAGFGARYNNQKIQGSGVSTSEATATYSLLRHTIKYKPLNTTGMGDDVLDEDYFNETNTGNGLGVLNPIQLSDAQYRNRPSDNLNINGYINYTLIKGLSFRSTAGVNFSNNTLNAFDDYITSNARINGSGLPIVNINNTKRFSLNNSNVFTYTFKKGVNNFSALLGQEIYNLKDEVRLDQLRLFPMGITPEKALGQLSLGQSTPLYPSNLISESRLLSFFTGLNYSFSDKYLAKFTFRTDASSKFAADKRWGYFPSGSLGWRISKEDFMKDLSFISDLKLRASYGASGNNRIGDYLYLTTFSTNARYALNEVINPGYSSASLANKNLKWETTVTQNIGLDIALWNNRVQLNIDAYKNKVKDLLLDVRIPAISGYVTQLQNVGETSNRGLEFQLNAIPIQRRDFSWTTNFNLAFNRNKIEKLATASSYLPSPAVAFVSGQPSDYIVQVGKPVGSMYGYISDGFYSVSDFNYDAATQVYTLKAGVADVSGVLGTAQPGWMKLKDRDGNNIINENDKDIIGNATPKFSGGFNQQFTYKNFDLSMFINFVVGNDVYNANKIEFTNSYTPNTNMLAVMKDRWKTIDANGNVVQKVTVTGGVAQVTGIPPDQLAALNKDAKIWQPITGSGAFYPTSWAVEDGSFLRLNNITLGYTFPVKLLSKAKINKLRVYATANNVAVITGYSGFDPEVNVRSSNPVTPGVDYSAYPRSRTYIFGINLSL; encoded by the coding sequence ATGAAAAGATTTTTGCAAGTATTTTTTGTTTTGCTGCATTTTTCGGGGATTTCTTTTGCACAGCAAAACCGTGCCATCTCGGGTAAAGTCATGAGCCAGGCAGAGGATGAGCTGCTGCCGGGCGTATCGGTAGCTGTTAAAGGACAAACCATTGCCGTAAGCACCGATGTAAACGGCGAATTTAAATTAACAGTTCCGGGTAGTGCTGAGCTGACGCTCGTATTTAAGTACCTGGGCTACAAACCCAGGGAAGTAAAAGTTACAAACGAAACAGAGCTCACAGTAAGGCTTCAGCCAGAAGCCTATATGCTGAACGAAGTGGTTACTATAGGCTATAAAACATTGCAGCGTAAGGACATTACAGGTGCCGTGGCCTCTGTTAATGCACGCCAACTGAAAGACATGCCGGTAAACTCTGCGGCAGAAGCCCTGGCGGGCAGGTTGGCCGGGGTTCAGATTACGGCAAATGAAGGAATGCCCGGTGCTGATGTAAGGGTATTGGTCAGAGGCGGAGGTTCCATTACCCAAAGCAACTCACCACTATATATCATAGATGGTGTACAGGTTGAGGATGGTCTATCCAATATTTCACCTACAGATATTGAATCTGTAGAGGTATTAAAAGATGCATCTGAAACAGCTATTTATGGCGCCCGGGGTGCAAATGGTGTGGTGGTGATTACCACCAAGGGGGGGAAAGAAGCCAAAACCCGGATAAGCTATGATGGCTTCCTGGGCTTGGCACAACTGCAAAACAAGCTGGACGTGATGAGCCCTTACGATTTTGTATTGCGGCAGTACGAGCGGTCTAGGGGCCTTACCAATACTGAAACCGCTTTTGAGCAGGCATACGGCAGTTTTGCCAATATCGGTGATTATAAAAATCTGAGGCCGGTAGACTGGCAGGAAAAAACATTTGGCCGCGATGCGGTTTCGCAAACCCATACCGTGGCACTTACCGGTGGGGGCAAGGCAACCACCTTTAATGTTAGCTACACCAACAATTCCCAACAGGGCATCATGCTCAATTCTAAATTTAACAGGCAGCTTTTTAATTTGAAGCTCGACCACAGGGCCAGCGATAAACTCAGGGCAGGCTTTGGTGCACGCTACAACAACCAGAAGATACAGGGTTCGGGGGTGTCTACAAGCGAAGCCACGGCAACCTACAGCTTATTACGGCATACCATTAAATACAAACCGCTCAACACCACAGGTATGGGCGATGATGTGCTGGATGAAGATTATTTCAATGAAACCAATACCGGAAATGGCCTTGGGGTATTGAACCCCATCCAGCTTAGTGATGCGCAATACAGAAACCGGCCTTCCGACAACCTGAACATCAATGGTTATATCAATTATACGTTAATCAAAGGGCTTTCTTTCAGGTCTACAGCGGGGGTAAACTTCAGCAACAATACCCTCAATGCATTTGATGATTACATCACTTCCAATGCGCGGATAAATGGGAGTGGGCTGCCCATTGTAAACATCAATAATACCAAACGTTTTAGCCTCAATAACTCTAACGTATTTACTTATACCTTTAAAAAAGGGGTAAATAACTTTAGTGCCTTGCTGGGACAGGAAATCTATAACCTGAAAGACGAGGTTAGGCTCGATCAACTGAGGTTATTCCCTATGGGCATTACCCCTGAAAAGGCCCTCGGACAGCTGAGCCTGGGGCAAAGCACACCACTATATCCCAGCAATTTGATCAGTGAAAGCCGTCTGCTTTCCTTTTTTACCGGGCTGAACTATTCATTTTCAGATAAATACCTGGCCAAGTTTACGTTCCGGACAGATGCTTCGTCAAAATTTGCTGCTGATAAAAGATGGGGCTATTTTCCTTCGGGCTCATTGGGATGGAGGATATCGAAAGAAGATTTCATGAAAGACCTTAGTTTTATCTCCGATCTGAAGCTGCGGGCCAGTTATGGAGCATCAGGGAACAACAGGATCGGCGACTATTTATACCTCACCACTTTTTCTACCAATGCCAGATACGCGCTTAACGAAGTGATCAATCCAGGATACAGCTCTGCCAGCCTGGCCAATAAAAACCTGAAATGGGAAACTACGGTTACGCAAAATATAGGTCTTGATATTGCCTTGTGGAATAACCGGGTGCAGCTGAACATTGATGCCTACAAGAATAAGGTTAAAGACCTGCTGCTGGACGTGCGTATCCCTGCCATCTCAGGCTATGTTACACAGCTGCAAAATGTGGGCGAGACTTCAAACCGCGGACTGGAATTCCAACTGAATGCCATTCCGATACAGCGTAGAGATTTCTCCTGGACCACCAATTTTAACCTGGCCTTTAACCGCAACAAAATTGAAAAACTGGCCACAGCCTCCAGCTACCTGCCATCACCTGCAGTGGCTTTTGTATCGGGCCAGCCCTCAGATTATATTGTACAGGTTGGTAAGCCTGTCGGCTCCATGTATGGCTATATATCAGATGGTTTTTACAGTGTCAGCGATTTCAATTACGATGCTGCTACCCAGGTGTATACGCTTAAGGCTGGCGTAGCTGATGTATCAGGTGTATTGGGCACAGCCCAGCCTGGCTGGATGAAACTCAAAGACCGGGATGGCAATAACATCATCAACGAAAATGATAAGGACATTATCGGTAATGCTACTCCTAAATTTTCGGGGGGCTTTAACCAGCAGTTTACTTATAAAAACTTTGACCTGAGCATGTTCATCAACTTTGTAGTAGGCAATGATGTGTACAACGCAAATAAAATTGAGTTTACAAACAGCTATACCCCAAACACCAATATGCTGGCCGTGATGAAAGACCGCTGGAAAACCATTGATGCAAATGGCAACGTAGTACAGAAAGTTACGGTAACGGGAGGGGTTGCCCAGGTTACAGGTATTCCGCCTGATCAGCTGGCCGCACTGAACAAAGACGCGAAGATATGGCAGCCCATTACCGGAAGCGGGGCTTTTTATCCAACTTCATGGGCAGTTGAAGATGGCTCGTTCTTAAGGCTCAACAACATTACTTTAGGCTATACCTTTCCTGTAAAACTGCTGAGCAAGGCAAAAATTAATAAGCTAAGGGTGTATGCTACGGCAAACAATGTAGCCGTGATTACCGGTTATTCCGGCTTTGATCCTGAAGTGAACGTAAGGAGTTCAAATCCGGTAACTCCCGGGGTAGATTATTCTGCATATCCGCGCAGCCGTACTTATATATTTGGCATCAACCTTTCCCTTTAA
- a CDS encoding rhamnogalacturonan acetylesterase has translation MKQTIKTLVAAAALLFIFIGFKSGQKKITVYSIGDSTMCDFAPAYLSQFGGENYPIRGWMQMMPLFFKDNVVVQNAARSGRSSKSFRTEGHWKPVLEKLKAGDYVFIMFGANDQKADTARHTDPATTYRQNLLNYIEETKAKGAYPILFTSLVRRHFGKDGKLTDTYGEYVTAVQQLGAATGVPVIDLNKKSADLVTSYGPEESKKLFLYIEPGKFSKLPQGKKDDSHLCVFGATEIARLAAQGLKEIKSPLAAYLK, from the coding sequence ATGAAACAGACCATAAAGACCTTAGTTGCGGCGGCGGCACTATTGTTTATATTCATCGGCTTTAAAAGCGGACAAAAGAAAATAACAGTATATTCCATTGGCGATTCTACCATGTGCGACTTTGCCCCTGCCTACCTTTCCCAGTTTGGCGGAGAAAACTATCCCATAAGGGGCTGGATGCAAATGATGCCCCTATTTTTTAAAGACAATGTGGTGGTACAAAATGCTGCCCGCAGCGGTAGGAGCTCTAAAAGTTTTAGAACAGAGGGGCATTGGAAACCAGTGCTGGAAAAACTGAAGGCAGGCGACTATGTATTTATTATGTTTGGTGCAAATGATCAGAAGGCAGACACGGCAAGACATACAGATCCCGCCACTACCTACCGCCAGAACCTGCTGAATTATATCGAGGAAACCAAGGCCAAAGGAGCATACCCCATTCTTTTTACTTCACTGGTACGCCGGCATTTTGGTAAAGACGGTAAACTTACAGATACCTACGGAGAATATGTAACTGCAGTGCAGCAGCTTGGTGCAGCTACTGGTGTACCGGTGATAGACCTGAACAAGAAATCGGCAGACCTGGTAACGAGTTATGGTCCTGAAGAATCGAAAAAACTCTTTCTGTATATTGAGCCAGGGAAGTTCAGTAAATTACCACAAGGAAAAAAAGACGATAGCCACCTATGTGTATTCGGGGCCACAGAAATTGCCCGTCTTGCAGCCCAGGGCTTAAAGGAAATTAAATCCCCATTGGCAGCCTACCTTAAATAG
- a CDS encoding universal stress protein, whose amino-acid sequence METFSIAFKVGNLELDAIVTAFDHHRRFKVEMVTNEHDPILLQRLTAGEWKVEQAGQRSISEKGFAAMQEAIDSYLEKIYAAHNILVLTDFSLAASNAAKYAAAMARSFNSINIVLYHSMSVPLATEIPLQTPPPALDFQQEALSKLEELKNEILPISGSGTTVTVRTDERPLVAAVNILAEQLQLGLVIMGITGKGNLERVFIGSNTITVAKECKVPLLVVPANAVFEKIERVVFACDLKKVSETTPTQAIRTLIHKLNAKLYILNVARDGASFNPATINELAALHRLWDEEHPEYHYTDHDDLVQGIMDFTKEHQIQLLITVPREYGFFEGIFHRSMTEKLAYHTHLPLLLFREDK is encoded by the coding sequence ATGGAAACATTTTCGATAGCCTTTAAAGTTGGGAACCTGGAGTTGGATGCTATTGTTACCGCATTCGACCATCACCGTAGGTTTAAAGTGGAAATGGTGACCAATGAACATGATCCTATTCTGCTGCAACGTTTAACCGCCGGAGAGTGGAAGGTGGAGCAGGCCGGGCAAAGGAGCATATCGGAAAAAGGTTTCGCAGCCATGCAGGAAGCCATCGACAGCTACCTTGAAAAGATATATGCTGCCCATAACATATTGGTACTTACTGATTTCTCGCTGGCGGCCTCAAATGCAGCTAAATATGCTGCAGCAATGGCACGCAGCTTCAACAGCATCAATATCGTACTCTACCACTCGATGTCTGTCCCTCTTGCCACTGAAATTCCGTTGCAAACACCGCCCCCGGCGTTAGATTTCCAGCAGGAAGCTTTGTCAAAACTGGAAGAACTGAAAAATGAAATTCTGCCCATTAGCGGCAGCGGAACTACTGTAACCGTCAGAACCGACGAACGCCCGCTTGTGGCTGCGGTAAACATCCTTGCCGAACAGTTGCAACTGGGGCTGGTAATCATGGGCATCACTGGAAAAGGAAATCTGGAAAGGGTATTTATAGGCAGCAATACCATTACCGTTGCAAAGGAATGTAAGGTGCCTTTACTCGTTGTTCCGGCTAATGCAGTATTTGAAAAAATAGAACGTGTGGTATTTGCATGCGACCTTAAAAAAGTATCCGAAACTACGCCTACGCAAGCCATAAGGACCCTGATCCACAAACTGAATGCTAAGCTGTATATTTTAAATGTGGCCCGGGATGGGGCCAGCTTTAATCCGGCAACAATCAATGAACTGGCAGCCCTGCACCGTTTATGGGACGAAGAGCATCCAGAATACCACTATACCGATCATGACGATCTGGTGCAAGGGATCATGGACTTTACAAAAGAGCACCAGATACAGCTACTGATCACCGTGCCCCGGGAATACGGCTTTTTTGAGGGGATATTTCACCGCAGCATGACCGAGAAACTCGCTTATCATACCCATCTTCCCCTGTTGTTGTTCAGGGAAGACAAATAA
- a CDS encoding SMUG2 DNA glycosylase family protein, which translates to MTFADKVILFNRNLIYTGSELPPGIRIMNPFREHEQTMGLVEKFYHKYYNDESPRYLILGINPGRFGAGLTGIPFTDPKRLITECGIPYTGKLSHEPSSVFIYEMIKAFGGPEAFYSRFYISSPCPLGFTSITPDGKEKNYNYYDSKALESAVYEFMMENIRKQIALGINTEACFCFGTGKNEKFLRRVNDKYGFFKTLVPLEHPRFIMQYKTAEKQFYIDKYLNAFNTVNCA; encoded by the coding sequence ATGACATTTGCCGATAAGGTTATCCTGTTTAATCGTAACCTGATCTATACCGGATCTGAGCTGCCCCCGGGTATCCGTATCATGAACCCTTTCAGGGAACATGAACAAACCATGGGCCTGGTAGAAAAATTTTACCACAAATACTATAATGATGAATCTCCACGCTATCTCATTCTGGGGATCAATCCCGGCAGGTTTGGTGCCGGACTTACCGGAATACCGTTTACAGATCCCAAACGGCTCATTACCGAATGCGGTATTCCTTATACAGGCAAACTTTCACACGAACCTTCCTCGGTTTTTATCTATGAAATGATCAAGGCATTTGGTGGGCCGGAAGCTTTTTACAGCCGCTTTTACATCAGTTCACCTTGTCCGCTCGGTTTTACTTCTATAACTCCAGACGGTAAAGAAAAGAATTACAATTATTATGACAGTAAGGCACTGGAAAGCGCAGTCTATGAATTTATGATGGAGAACATCAGGAAGCAAATTGCATTGGGTATTAACACAGAGGCTTGTTTCTGCTTCGGGACCGGAAAAAATGAAAAATTCCTGCGCAGGGTAAATGACAAGTACGGTTTTTTTAAAACACTGGTGCCGCTGGAGCATCCGAGGTTTATTATGCAATACAAAACAGCCGAAAAGCAATTTTATATTGACAAATACCTCAATGCGTTTAACACTGTAAATTGTGCCTGA